One Oceaniferula flava DNA window includes the following coding sequences:
- a CDS encoding flippase: MKKILAKAMANRGFVRYFKNTSWLFGGQMLRMVLGLIVSVAVARYLGPENLGLYNYVLAIVALVAVVTNLGLQNLVKRELVATPERHDVILGTCFVLSLIAGIVAYSGMLVIVAYITDSSLVLGLFAILGGSLLLNPLKCITLWFQAQVRSDLSVKASGITMLVFAAIKIVAIGLGAKLIHFSYLYIIELLVLMVLQIFFYGCHYGRVRAWRIDRELALKYLRKSWPLLLSGLAVTVYMQVDQIMLGSMLGKNAVGQYSVAVRISSIWYMIPTLLATSLFPPILNARKKSKAFYEERLQRYLDLNAGLAYLICIPLSLTSYWVIAILFGAQYEGATPILAIHIWSSLFVFLGVARGQYIIAEELFKFSMVSTIIGAIVNIALNYILIPRYGGVGAALATLVSQFISAFASSYFYLPVRDIGRLQTRSLFPFARILLLIK, translated from the coding sequence ATGAAAAAAATACTTGCCAAGGCTATGGCAAACAGAGGGTTTGTGCGGTATTTTAAGAACACTTCATGGCTATTTGGCGGACAGATGTTGCGGATGGTCCTTGGTTTAATTGTGTCAGTTGCTGTAGCACGTTATTTAGGACCAGAAAATCTTGGACTCTATAACTACGTGTTGGCGATTGTTGCGTTGGTTGCTGTAGTGACAAATTTGGGATTACAAAATTTAGTCAAACGTGAATTAGTAGCGACCCCTGAGCGACATGATGTTATATTGGGGACATGTTTTGTGTTGAGCTTGATTGCGGGAATCGTTGCTTACTCTGGTATGCTGGTCATCGTTGCTTATATCACAGATAGTAGTCTAGTGTTGGGATTGTTTGCTATTTTAGGTGGATCATTATTGTTGAATCCTTTGAAATGTATAACGCTTTGGTTCCAAGCACAGGTAAGATCAGATCTATCAGTGAAGGCAAGTGGTATCACCATGCTGGTATTTGCAGCTATTAAAATAGTTGCCATAGGTTTGGGTGCTAAACTCATACATTTTTCTTATCTCTATATCATTGAACTGTTGGTTTTGATGGTCCTGCAGATCTTCTTTTATGGTTGTCACTATGGACGTGTTAGGGCCTGGCGGATCGATCGAGAATTGGCACTCAAGTATTTACGCAAGTCTTGGCCATTATTGCTTTCTGGATTAGCTGTCACGGTCTACATGCAGGTCGACCAAATCATGCTTGGATCGATGTTAGGTAAAAACGCTGTAGGCCAATACTCTGTCGCTGTAAGAATAAGTTCAATATGGTATATGATACCCACATTGTTGGCGACTTCCCTATTCCCTCCAATACTCAATGCGCGGAAGAAAAGTAAGGCCTTTTATGAGGAAAGGTTACAGCGTTATCTTGATTTAAATGCAGGTTTAGCTTATTTGATTTGTATACCATTATCGCTAACTTCTTATTGGGTAATTGCCATTTTATTTGGGGCCCAATATGAGGGGGCTACACCTATATTAGCGATCCATATATGGAGTAGTCTATTTGTATTTTTGGGAGTCGCACGAGGCCAGTATATCATTGCAGAAGAGTTATTTAAGTTTTCAATGGTATCGACTATTATAGGGGCGATAGTAAATATCGCATTGAATTATATTTTAATTCCGCGCTATGGTGGTGTCGGCGCTGCGCTTGCAACACTAGTGTCTCAGTTTATATCAGCATTTGCATCATCATATTTTTATTTGCCTGTTCGCGACATCGGCCGCCTTCAGACACGATCACTGTTTCCGTTTGCTAGAATTCTATTACTGATTAAATAG
- a CDS encoding O-antigen ligase family protein produces MEISFKSFFSKSHIVLLGLALAYFVSQGLRGYTIALAFMMSSLLIVRSPSSKFWPSQARSFYFVGIIIIFMLISCILQYVFFDNRTILMFCFPFFSAFYLGVVLLYFRGGKVWGEDFLWFIISFVICVLIFNLLITVEIPRDEILKESFGATKRGLVLDKGDDTFLGVFVVHNLIAIPYGAAIGLALCGAAVCIKKQIHKFAVFLLGLAALFPAYYTQTRAPYIVFAIVMLILCSVSMIQRKNLLLVATVFMCGFVGVIISFTLNVGILSRFADLSEGDGRFTLWQDATANLFGFGEFSSVSDYAHNYVLDVGMDHGRVLALLALVICISILYFCFLMMSKLDKLDFEKSFLAFFLFVGVVLSMINPPSNLSHMIYGFGLASLPYMKLVLRRLARYERPPAVVIRRGAY; encoded by the coding sequence ATGGAAATATCGTTTAAAAGTTTTTTCAGCAAATCGCATATTGTCTTGTTAGGTTTGGCATTAGCTTACTTTGTAAGTCAAGGCCTTCGAGGTTACACCATTGCATTAGCATTCATGATGTCCTCCTTGCTTATTGTCAGATCCCCGAGTTCTAAGTTCTGGCCATCTCAGGCGCGATCTTTTTACTTCGTTGGAATAATAATCATTTTCATGTTAATAAGTTGTATATTGCAGTATGTATTCTTCGATAATAGAACGATTTTAATGTTTTGCTTTCCGTTTTTCTCAGCGTTTTATTTAGGTGTGGTATTATTATATTTTCGTGGTGGTAAAGTTTGGGGAGAGGACTTCTTATGGTTCATTATATCTTTTGTAATCTGCGTGTTGATTTTTAATTTGTTAATTACTGTTGAGATCCCACGCGATGAGATTTTAAAAGAGTCCTTTGGGGCAACCAAACGAGGACTCGTTCTTGATAAGGGTGATGATACGTTTCTCGGGGTATTCGTAGTCCATAACCTCATTGCAATTCCTTATGGTGCCGCTATAGGATTAGCGTTATGTGGAGCTGCGGTTTGCATTAAAAAACAGATTCATAAGTTCGCTGTATTTCTTCTGGGGCTAGCAGCATTATTTCCAGCCTATTATACCCAGACGCGAGCACCATATATCGTATTTGCGATTGTGATGCTGATCTTGTGTTCGGTATCCATGATACAAAGAAAAAACCTATTATTGGTAGCTACAGTTTTCATGTGTGGATTTGTTGGTGTGATTATTTCCTTTACTCTCAATGTCGGTATCCTGTCTCGATTTGCCGATTTGAGCGAAGGTGATGGACGTTTTACTCTGTGGCAGGATGCAACCGCAAATTTATTTGGTTTCGGTGAGTTCTCATCGGTATCAGATTATGCTCATAACTATGTGCTCGATGTGGGTATGGATCACGGACGCGTCCTTGCCCTGTTAGCACTCGTTATATGCATTAGTATTTTATACTTTTGCTTTTTAATGATGTCAAAATTAGACAAGCTCGATTTTGAGAAATCATTCCTGGCGTTTTTCTTATTTGTGGGTGTTGTACTATCCATGATTAATCCGCCTTCTAATTTGAGCCACATGATTTATGGTTTTGGTTTAGCGTCATTACCTTATATGAAGTTAGTCCTACGTCGACTTGCCAGATATGAAAGACCACCAGCTGTTGTTATCCGACGCGGGGCATACTGA
- a CDS encoding glycosyltransferase, which translates to MNEIILSVVIPTYNSDKYIQECLDSVANESQEGVEFILIDGGSQDNTMKICQSYSHLFAYMLSEPDRGQSDAFNKGFKKAKGRYLTWLNSDDLLGSGSIGLVLKVLRKSQKQWLTANCVHTDEDAKILRCCRSGGFETLAVKHGILNVFGPSTIFSKKLYEELGDIDVDFHYCMDTEYWWRIASAGYDYKRINVYLWALRLHSEAKTASSLLSNEFPEGMRTEGKTIAKKYFSEVNSKERRFGLLLARCYRLLNLSYLLSKWDTLRLKGKRFN; encoded by the coding sequence ATGAATGAAATAATCCTTAGCGTGGTAATACCTACGTATAATAGTGACAAGTACATCCAAGAATGCCTTGATTCTGTTGCAAATGAGAGTCAGGAAGGTGTTGAATTTATTCTGATCGATGGTGGAAGTCAGGATAACACTATGAAAATATGTCAGTCTTATTCACATCTTTTCGCTTATATGCTATCTGAACCTGACCGGGGACAAAGTGATGCGTTTAACAAAGGTTTCAAAAAAGCAAAAGGTCGTTACCTTACGTGGTTGAATTCTGATGACCTATTAGGTTCGGGCTCAATAGGTCTTGTTCTAAAGGTATTACGTAAAAGCCAAAAGCAATGGTTAACAGCAAATTGTGTTCACACAGATGAGGACGCAAAAATCCTCCGATGCTGTCGATCTGGTGGTTTTGAAACCTTGGCTGTTAAGCATGGTATCCTGAATGTATTTGGGCCGAGTACTATTTTTTCAAAGAAACTATATGAGGAACTGGGCGATATCGACGTGGACTTTCATTACTGTATGGACACAGAATACTGGTGGAGGATCGCCTCTGCTGGATATGATTATAAAAGAATCAACGTCTATTTGTGGGCTCTTAGGCTACATTCTGAGGCGAAAACAGCAAGTTCGCTGCTGAGTAATGAATTCCCTGAAGGGATGCGTACCGAAGGCAAAACAATCGCTAAAAAATATTTCTCTGAAGTAAATAGTAAAGAACGTAGATTTGGACTGTTGTTAGCGCGATGTTACAGACTGTTGAACTTATCTTACCTATTATCTAAATGGGATACTCTCAGGCTGAAAGGTAAACGATTCAACTAA